Proteins encoded by one window of Arcobacter sp. LA11:
- a CDS encoding HD domain-containing phosphohydrolase produces the protein MQLFTIFKNRTCNMSNNESYLRIVLSLLLLVLAFINSWMLLFMMSLMLFYTGISKVCFLYQLFDINKMIKLETLYLRYLPKYNPDPVFILDEEGKAVFKNEPAKEKLTIDDFQTILGKDTPKEIIEEEKLISIQYECDVSRVYLINFKGVKSINFILAYTTDITAAIEAEQEIINTQKDVVYTMGAIGETRSKETGNHVKRVAIYSEILALKYGLPKEEAELLKLASPMHDIGKVGIKDEILNKPGKLTDDEFKIMKTHSTLGYNMLKNSDKPILKAAAIVAQQHHEKWDGTGYPKKLSGENIHIFGRITAVADVFDALGSNRVYKKAWELDRIFELFKEERGKHFDPKLVDLFFEHFEEINKIRIKYKDK, from the coding sequence TTGCAGTTGTTCACAATATTCAAAAATAGAACTTGTAATATGTCTAACAATGAGAGTTATTTAAGAATAGTACTCTCTTTATTATTGTTAGTTTTAGCATTTATAAATAGCTGGATGCTTTTATTTATGATGTCTTTGATGCTTTTTTATACTGGTATTTCAAAAGTTTGTTTTTTATATCAATTATTTGATATTAATAAAATGATTAAGTTAGAAACACTATATTTAAGATATTTGCCAAAATATAATCCTGACCCAGTTTTTATTTTAGATGAAGAGGGAAAAGCAGTTTTTAAAAACGAACCTGCAAAAGAAAAACTTACTATTGATGATTTTCAAACTATCTTAGGTAAAGATACTCCTAAGGAGATTATAGAAGAAGAAAAGCTTATATCTATTCAATATGAGTGTGATGTAAGTAGAGTTTATCTGATAAATTTTAAAGGGGTTAAAAGTATTAATTTTATTTTAGCTTACACTACAGATATTACAGCTGCAATTGAAGCTGAACAAGAGATAATTAATACTCAAAAAGATGTTGTTTATACTATGGGTGCTATTGGTGAAACAAGAAGTAAAGAGACAGGAAATCATGTAAAAAGAGTTGCTATTTATTCTGAAATACTTGCATTAAAATATGGTTTGCCAAAAGAAGAGGCTGAACTTTTAAAGTTAGCAAGTCCTATGCATGATATTGGAAAAGTTGGGATAAAAGATGAAATATTAAATAAACCTGGAAAACTAACTGATGATGAGTTTAAGATTATGAAAACACACTCAACTCTTGGATATAATATGCTTAAAAATTCTGATAAACCTATTTTAAAAGCAGCTGCAATTGTAGCACAACAACATCATGAAAAATGGGATGGTACAGGTTATCCAAAAAAACTAAGTGGAGAGAATATTCATATTTTTGGTAGGATTACTGCTGTTGCAGATGTTTTTGATGCACTTGGTAGCAATAGGGTTTATAAAAAAGCTTGGGAGCTTGATAGAATTTTTGAACTATTTAAAGAAGAGAGAGGGAAACATTTTGATCCAAAGTTAGTGGATCTTTTTTTTGAACATTTTGAAGAAATAAATAAGATTAGAATAAAATATAAAGATAAATAG
- a CDS encoding methyl-accepting chemotaxis protein, with amino-acid sequence MSTQEIDSNELEILKQKATLFDKLNLNDSLNIAQNITNNAINVNSASKTRLTEIENIEKLVNNFINHSNEIQAMSSDSLNSAKLASNESTNVIELVQKLFDLINNMSDAIDEFSKTISELNEKNSSITELVQVNDKISMQTNLLAINAAIEASKAKEYGRGFAIVASEVKKLAASSKQSTLNIGSEIDTISQMTSSVTSKNEAVQSLVKNSVEISKEAIEKLKNLIEVSNQNSENSNSISCNVNRQLESSDTIKNKINGVVEDTRKAIEGSQTNINLGQTLITNLETK; translated from the coding sequence GTGTCAACACAAGAAATAGACTCAAATGAGCTAGAAATTTTAAAACAAAAAGCAACACTTTTTGATAAATTAAATCTAAATGATTCATTGAATATAGCACAAAATATTACTAACAATGCAATAAATGTAAATAGCGCCTCAAAAACCAGATTAACAGAAATTGAAAACATTGAAAAACTAGTTAATAATTTTATAAATCACTCAAATGAAATACAAGCTATGTCAAGTGACTCTCTAAATTCTGCAAAACTTGCATCAAATGAAAGTACAAATGTTATTGAATTAGTTCAAAAATTATTTGATTTAATAAACAATATGTCAGATGCAATAGATGAATTTTCAAAAACTATCTCTGAACTAAATGAAAAAAATAGTTCTATAACAGAATTAGTTCAAGTAAATGATAAAATATCTATGCAGACAAACTTACTTGCAATAAATGCCGCAATCGAAGCTTCAAAAGCAAAAGAATATGGTAGAGGCTTTGCTATTGTTGCATCTGAAGTAAAAAAACTTGCAGCTTCATCAAAACAATCTACTTTAAATATTGGTAGTGAAATTGATACAATTAGCCAAATGACAAGTTCAGTTACAAGTAAAAATGAAGCTGTTCAATCATTAGTAAAAAATAGTGTAGAAATATCTAAAGAAGCTATAGAAAAATTAAAGAATTTAATTGAAGTATCTAATCAAAATAGTGAGAATTCAAATAGCATCTCTTGTAATGTAAATAGACAACTTGAAAGTTCTGATACAATTAAAAATAAAATTAATGGTGTAGTTGAGGATACAAGAAAAGCAATTGAAGGTTCTCAAACAAATATAAACTTAGGGCAAACTCTAATAACAAACCTAGAGACTAAATAG
- the nrtS gene encoding nitrate/nitrite transporter NrtS, giving the protein MQNLQLILSIASTKQLIIRALKIALVVGIILNFINQGEKLIILDFQNINLFKFFLTFTVPFCVSMYTAITMKLKFHVGEKAVDNAILRCTSCNSCLEVKKEQVIPFCDNCNEKTQWKISSIKDKKCQHKK; this is encoded by the coding sequence TTGCAAAACCTACAACTTATTTTATCCATTGCAAGTACTAAACAACTTATTATTAGAGCATTAAAAATTGCTTTAGTTGTAGGTATAATACTTAATTTTATCAACCAAGGTGAAAAACTAATTATATTAGATTTTCAAAATATAAATCTTTTTAAATTTTTTCTAACATTTACAGTGCCCTTTTGTGTTTCAATGTATACAGCAATTACTATGAAATTAAAATTCCATGTAGGTGAGAAAGCAGTTGATAATGCAATACTAAGATGTACTAGTTGTAATAGCTGTTTAGAAGTAAAAAAAGAGCAAGTTATACCATTTTGTGATAATTGTAATGAAAAAACTCAATGGAAAATATCATCAATTAAGGATAAAAAGTGTCAACACAAGAAATAG
- the ruvX gene encoding Holliday junction resolvase RuvX encodes MKLACIDIGLKRIGMAISLQSDIVTPLPAILRKNRNQASNDVLTVLKEWEIEKLVVGFPSASDDMQKRINHFVKLLDFEKEVVFQEENMSSIEAEDLIKGEIKYKRDGRIDSLAAKIILERYINRQ; translated from the coding sequence TTGAAATTAGCTTGCATTGATATTGGTCTAAAAAGAATAGGAATGGCAATATCCTTACAAAGTGACATAGTAACGCCTCTTCCGGCAATTTTACGCAAAAATAGAAACCAAGCTTCAAATGATGTCTTAACAGTTTTAAAAGAATGGGAAATAGAAAAACTTGTTGTTGGATTTCCTAGTGCAAGTGATGATATGCAAAAAAGAATTAATCATTTTGTAAAACTACTTGATTTTGAAAAAGAAGTTGTATTTCAAGAAGAAAATATGAGTTCTATTGAAGCGGAAGATTTAATAAAAGGTGAAATAAAATACAAGAGAGATGGAAGGATTGACTCCTTAGCTGCAAAAATAATTTTGGAAAGATATATAAACAGACAATAA
- the serB gene encoding phosphoserine phosphatase SerB: MKLAVFDFDSTLMDGETIDFLAKPLGLEEKVAGITEKAMAGELDFFESLVERVSLLKGLEYSKAVEICKDLPLMPGAYELISELKKQDYKVVCFSGGFRIGTTPAKEKLGLDADFSNILHEKDGVLTGLVGGDMMFGFSKGDMIQRVQSMLGVSKENTLVAGDGANDVSMFPYAGKRVAFCARDILKKEANIIVDTKDLTKILDHI, encoded by the coding sequence ATGAAATTAGCTGTTTTTGATTTTGATTCAACACTTATGGATGGTGAGACTATTGACTTTTTAGCCAAGCCTCTAGGTTTAGAAGAAAAAGTTGCAGGAATTACTGAAAAAGCTATGGCTGGAGAGCTTGATTTTTTTGAATCTTTAGTAGAGAGAGTATCTTTGTTAAAAGGTTTAGAGTATTCAAAAGCTGTTGAGATCTGTAAAGATTTACCACTTATGCCGGGTGCTTATGAATTAATAAGTGAACTAAAAAAACAAGATTATAAAGTAGTGTGTTTTTCAGGTGGATTTAGAATTGGAACAACTCCTGCAAAGGAAAAACTTGGGCTTGATGCAGATTTTTCAAATATTTTACATGAAAAAGATGGGGTTTTAACAGGTCTTGTTGGTGGTGATATGATGTTTGGATTTTCAAAAGGTGATATGATTCAAAGAGTTCAGTCAATGCTTGGAGTTTCGAAAGAGAATACTTTAGTTGCAGGAGATGGAGCAAATGACGTTTCTATGTTTCCCTATGCAGGTAAAAGAGTTGCATTTTGTGCAAGAGATATTCTAAAAAAAGAGGCTAATATTATTGTTGATACAAAAGATTTAACAAAAATATTAGACCATATATAA
- a CDS encoding transaldolase — MSLKEDINFSLWCDFIERDFLENKFQDIIKDEIIHGATSNPAIFESSISNSVAYAQQLQMLQANEAKTIYEELAITDIKRAAELLDDLHLEDLNDGFISIEVDPLLCDDTQGTIEEGIRLNSQIGSDNVMIKVPATEAGYEAMKELTSNGIHVNATLIFSPEQAIKCAKALDEGIKASNKDIKAVVSVFVSRFDRMCDLEFKEKGLETGKLGIMNATKCYHEVEKIANKNIRTLFASTGVKGDDLPQSYYVDTLIYPNSVNTAPLATIEDWLENGKKEESEIISEVDCDKYFEILMSNKIDVNRVYDELLNDGLESFKDSFKVLLSKLQKN, encoded by the coding sequence ATGAGTTTAAAAGAAGATATTAATTTTTCATTGTGGTGTGATTTTATTGAAAGAGATTTTTTAGAAAATAAGTTTCAAGATATCATAAAGGATGAAATAATTCATGGAGCTACTTCAAACCCAGCAATTTTTGAATCATCAATTTCTAACTCAGTTGCATATGCACAACAACTTCAAATGTTACAAGCAAATGAAGCAAAGACTATTTATGAAGAATTAGCAATTACAGATATAAAAAGAGCTGCAGAACTTTTAGATGATTTACATCTTGAAGATTTAAATGATGGATTTATCTCTATTGAAGTTGACCCTTTATTATGTGATGATACGCAAGGGACTATTGAAGAGGGTATTAGATTAAATTCACAAATTGGTTCAGATAATGTTATGATTAAAGTACCTGCAACAGAGGCAGGATACGAAGCTATGAAAGAGCTTACTTCAAATGGTATTCATGTAAATGCAACTTTAATTTTCTCTCCTGAGCAGGCTATAAAATGTGCAAAAGCATTAGATGAAGGAATAAAAGCATCAAATAAAGATATTAAAGCAGTAGTTTCTGTATTTGTTTCAAGATTTGATAGAATGTGTGATTTAGAATTTAAAGAAAAAGGTCTAGAAACTGGTAAACTTGGAATTATGAATGCTACAAAATGTTACCATGAAGTTGAAAAAATAGCTAACAAAAATATTAGAACACTTTTTGCAAGTACTGGCGTAAAAGGTGATGACTTACCTCAAAGTTATTATGTAGATACACTAATTTATCCAAACTCTGTAAATACTGCACCTTTAGCTACTATAGAAGACTGGTTAGAAAATGGTAAAAAAGAAGAATCAGAAATCATTTCAGAAGTAGATTGTGACAAATATTTTGAAATATTAATGTCAAATAAAATAGATGTAAATAGAGTGTACGATGAGCTTTTAAATGATGGATTGGAGTCTTTTAAAGATTCATTTAAAGTACTTCTTTCAAAATTACAAAAAAATTAA
- a CDS encoding class II 3-deoxy-7-phosphoheptulonate synthase codes for MNNWNPSSWRDFPIKQQPTYTDLEKLKKVEKELSSYPPLIFAGEAERLKGQLANVAAGKAFLLQGGDCAESFDAFNANNIKDLFKVMMQMAVVLTFSGGCPVVKVGRVAGQFAKPRSADFEEVNGISLPSYRGDIINTAGFSEKERTPKAKRLLKAYNQSASTLNLLRAFARGGMADLHQVHAWNLDFVKDNALGEKYDQLAAKISETMKFMEACGITGDNTVQLKETVLYTSHEALLLNYEEALTRQDSLSGKWYDCSAHMLWIGDRTRDLDGAHLEYFRGINNPIGCKVGPSMKEDELLKLIDALNPENEAGRLNLIVRMGHDKVSDIFPKLLKRVESEGKNIVWSCDPMHGNVEKAPNGYKTRDFANILSEVKQFFQIHKAQGSVAGGIHLEMTGQNVTECTGSTSSAITADGLASRYHTQCDPRLNADQSLELAFMIADTLKEARN; via the coding sequence ATGAATAACTGGAATCCTAGTAGTTGGAGAGATTTTCCAATAAAACAACAACCAACATACACAGATTTAGAAAAATTAAAAAAAGTAGAGAAAGAATTATCATCTTATCCTCCTTTGATTTTTGCAGGTGAAGCAGAAAGATTAAAAGGACAATTAGCAAATGTAGCAGCAGGGAAAGCTTTCCTTTTACAAGGTGGAGATTGTGCTGAGTCATTTGATGCTTTTAATGCAAATAATATTAAAGACTTATTTAAAGTAATGATGCAAATGGCAGTAGTTTTAACTTTTTCAGGTGGATGTCCTGTTGTAAAAGTTGGACGAGTTGCTGGACAGTTTGCAAAGCCAAGATCTGCTGATTTTGAAGAAGTAAATGGAATTTCATTGCCTTCTTATAGAGGTGATATTATTAATACTGCTGGTTTTTCAGAAAAAGAGAGAACACCAAAAGCAAAAAGACTTTTAAAAGCTTATAACCAAAGTGCATCAACTCTAAACTTACTTAGAGCATTTGCTAGAGGTGGAATGGCAGATTTACATCAAGTTCACGCATGGAATTTAGATTTTGTTAAAGACAATGCTTTAGGTGAAAAATATGATCAACTAGCAGCAAAAATTTCTGAAACAATGAAGTTTATGGAAGCCTGTGGAATTACTGGTGATAATACAGTACAACTTAAAGAAACAGTACTTTATACTTCACATGAAGCACTATTACTTAATTATGAAGAAGCTTTAACTAGACAAGATTCGTTAAGTGGAAAATGGTATGACTGTTCTGCTCATATGTTATGGATTGGTGATAGAACTAGAGATTTAGATGGTGCACACTTAGAGTATTTTAGAGGTATTAATAACCCAATTGGTTGTAAAGTTGGACCTTCTATGAAAGAAGATGAATTACTTAAACTTATTGATGCTTTAAATCCAGAAAATGAAGCTGGTAGACTTAACTTAATAGTTAGAATGGGACATGATAAAGTATCTGATATTTTCCCTAAGCTTTTAAAAAGAGTTGAGAGTGAAGGAAAAAATATCGTATGGTCTTGTGATCCTATGCATGGAAATGTAGAAAAAGCTCCAAATGGATATAAAACAAGAGATTTTGCAAATATTTTATCTGAGGTAAAACAGTTCTTCCAAATCCATAAAGCACAAGGAAGTGTTGCAGGTGGTATTCACTTAGAAATGACTGGACAAAATGTAACAGAATGTACAGGAAGTACAAGTTCAGCAATTACAGCTGATGGACTTGCAAGTAGATATCATACTCAATGTGATCCACGATTAAATGCAGACCAATCTTTAGAGCTAGCATTTATGATTGCTGATACTTTAAAAGAGGCTAGAAATTAA
- the gatC gene encoding Asp-tRNA(Asn)/Glu-tRNA(Gln) amidotransferase subunit GatC, with the protein MTVDDKLINKLAKLSSLEIEDAKKENLKSELADIINFVENLNEIDVSNIEATFSTIEGGTPLREDVASQDLELSNHILKHAPKSEEGYFIVPKIIE; encoded by the coding sequence ATGACAGTTGATGATAAACTAATTAATAAGTTAGCAAAGCTTTCTTCTTTAGAGATTGAAGATGCAAAAAAAGAAAACTTAAAGTCTGAGCTTGCTGATATTATTAACTTTGTTGAAAATTTAAATGAAATTGATGTATCTAATATTGAAGCAACATTTAGTACTATTGAAGGTGGAACACCTTTAAGAGAAGATGTGGCAAGTCAAGACTTAGAGCTTTCAAATCATATTTTAAAACACGCTCCAAAAAGTGAAGAAGGGTACTTTATCGTACCAAAAATTATAGAATAG
- the tgt gene encoding tRNA guanosine(34) transglycosylase Tgt: MKFKIDATSTHKTRACTIETEHSTIQTPVFMPVGTQATVKALDANDMLSMGAKIILGNTYHLYLRPGSKLIKKFGGLHGFSKFPNSFLTDSGGFQAFSLSDTSKPDENGIMFKSHIDGSKHYFTPKGVLDTQYELGSDIMMILDDLVALPNTKERIQKSIERTTAWAKEAITYHMSQKEKGIGTKQNIFAIIQGGTDKEFRKMSAEQLCALNDFDGFAIGGLSVGEPNADMYETVEWTTDFMPKDKPRYLMGVGTPEDLIENIERGVDMFDCVMPTRNARNGTLFTSFGRLNIRGAKFKEDAKPIDEECDCYTCKNFSRAYLNHLYRAGEMTYFRLGSMHNIHYYLNLMKQAREAILSDNWIEFKKDFYEKRK; encoded by the coding sequence ATGAAATTTAAAATAGATGCTACATCAACACATAAAACAAGAGCTTGTACAATTGAAACTGAACATAGTACAATTCAAACACCTGTTTTTATGCCTGTTGGAACACAAGCTACTGTAAAAGCACTTGATGCAAATGATATGTTAAGCATGGGTGCGAAAATAATTTTAGGAAATACTTATCACTTATATTTAAGACCAGGAAGTAAACTTATTAAAAAATTTGGAGGATTGCACGGCTTTTCAAAATTTCCAAACTCTTTTTTAACTGATTCAGGAGGCTTTCAAGCATTCTCATTGAGTGATACTTCAAAACCAGATGAAAATGGTATTATGTTTAAATCTCATATTGATGGAAGTAAACACTATTTTACACCTAAAGGCGTACTTGATACACAATATGAATTAGGCTCTGATATCATGATGATTTTAGATGATTTAGTAGCACTTCCAAATACAAAAGAGAGAATTCAGAAATCTATTGAAAGAACAACTGCTTGGGCAAAAGAAGCCATCACATATCATATGTCTCAAAAAGAAAAAGGTATAGGAACTAAACAAAATATTTTTGCAATCATTCAAGGTGGAACAGATAAAGAGTTTAGAAAAATGAGTGCAGAGCAACTTTGTGCACTTAATGATTTTGATGGCTTTGCAATTGGTGGACTTAGTGTTGGAGAACCAAATGCTGATATGTATGAAACAGTTGAGTGGACAACTGATTTTATGCCAAAAGATAAACCCAGATATCTTATGGGAGTTGGAACACCTGAAGATTTAATTGAAAATATAGAACGTGGGGTAGATATGTTTGACTGTGTTATGCCAACTAGAAATGCTAGAAATGGAACTCTATTTACTTCTTTTGGAAGATTAAATATAAGAGGTGCAAAATTCAAAGAAGATGCAAAACCAATTGATGAAGAGTGTGATTGTTACACTTGTAAAAACTTCTCTAGAGCATATTTAAATCATTTATATAGAGCCGGTGAAATGACATATTTTAGACTGGGTTCTATGCATAATATTCACTACTATTTAAATCTTATGAAACAGGCAAGAGAAGCAATATTATCTGACAACTGGATTGAGTTTAAAAAAGATTTCTACGAGAAAAGAAAATAG
- a CDS encoding TolC family protein — translation MKRILFVIFILSSTVFSRELVLTLDEAIDLALKNNALNRISKLNLEIANAQYQQALSSNYPSLDAVFYASRDKNDTIFQQRGVFTLSSDLTKTLALANTLNIPEDAPGILTTRTATQAVISGTPSSSFPSGEISADIDTKAKGRDTARGQLELNYPIYTGGKLSAIIEQARLNKSIMKQSIVRDENSIVFDVKKYYYGYVLTSELSKLVNKIYDNMKFSTELAKEFLENGSDLKINKTDYLNAKLTTSLIQSTLAKIELNKKMLEGAISNLVGLKYSDNLKIVYDNQSILKQNKSLQELIKKSYDLNPDMNSINLALKIKKQQIKEADSNNYPMVNLFGNVSKTYNSYEYGYLNEDNENSWSIGVALKLSLFDGFKTKNKVIEKKIDKKIVEEQKVLLEEGLALQLKNEFIKSSIGYKQIEILKDAVKTASENSRMNFKGFQYEMIEAKELIQSQLIEVYVKADHLKYIHDYLVSLATIDKLVGTKIDEKF, via the coding sequence ATGAAAAGAATATTATTTGTTATTTTTATACTATCTTCAACTGTCTTTTCTAGAGAGTTAGTACTTACCTTAGATGAAGCCATAGACTTAGCTCTAAAAAATAATGCTTTAAATAGAATCTCAAAACTTAATTTAGAAATTGCAAATGCTCAATATCAACAAGCTCTTAGTTCAAATTATCCAAGTTTAGATGCAGTTTTTTATGCTTCAAGAGATAAAAATGATACAATTTTTCAACAAAGAGGAGTTTTTACTTTATCTTCTGATTTGACAAAAACTTTGGCTTTAGCAAATACTTTAAATATTCCAGAAGATGCTCCCGGTATATTGACTACTAGAACAGCTACTCAGGCTGTAATTTCAGGAACACCATCTAGTTCTTTTCCTAGTGGTGAAATCAGTGCAGATATTGATACCAAAGCAAAAGGCCGAGATACTGCAAGAGGTCAATTAGAATTAAATTATCCTATTTACACAGGTGGAAAGTTATCTGCAATAATTGAGCAAGCTAGATTAAACAAAAGCATTATGAAACAATCAATTGTAAGAGATGAAAATAGTATAGTATTTGATGTTAAAAAGTATTATTATGGGTATGTTTTAACAAGTGAATTATCAAAATTAGTAAATAAAATTTATGATAATATGAAATTTAGTACTGAACTAGCAAAAGAATTTTTAGAAAATGGTAGTGATTTGAAAATCAATAAAACAGATTATTTAAATGCAAAATTAACTACTTCTCTTATTCAATCTACATTAGCCAAGATTGAATTAAATAAAAAAATGCTTGAAGGTGCAATTTCAAATTTAGTAGGTTTAAAATATAGTGATAATTTGAAAATAGTTTATGATAATCAAAGTATTTTAAAGCAAAATAAGTCATTGCAAGAGTTAATTAAAAAGTCATATGATTTAAACCCTGATATGAATAGTATAAATCTTGCATTAAAAATTAAAAAGCAACAAATCAAAGAGGCAGATTCAAATAACTATCCTATGGTAAATTTATTTGGAAATGTAAGTAAGACTTATAATTCATATGAGTATGGATACTTAAATGAAGACAATGAAAACTCGTGGAGTATCGGTGTCGCATTGAAATTGTCTCTTTTTGATGGTTTTAAAACGAAAAATAAAGTTATAGAGAAAAAGATAGATAAAAAAATTGTTGAAGAGCAAAAGGTTCTTTTAGAAGAGGGATTAGCTCTACAGCTTAAAAATGAGTTTATAAAAAGTTCAATTGGATATAAACAAATTGAAATATTAAAAGATGCAGTTAAAACAGCTAGTGAAAATAGTAGAATGAATTTTAAAGGATTTCAGTATGAAATGATTGAAGCAAAAGAGTTAATTCAATCACAACTTATTGAAGTATATGTGAAAGCAGATCATTTAAAATATATTCATGATTATTTAGTATCTTTAGCTACCATTGATAAATTAGTTGGTACCAAAATAGATGAGAAATTTTAA
- a CDS encoding PhnD/SsuA/transferrin family substrate-binding protein, whose product MRNFKYLYIILFLALSLNAVNKDLTKEYYFGVAINKFNKANQNRIKYLLLRLTNEMQSLYKAKINIVFIENDKDLLKDFQSFNKMNAMVVYTNFYLQNKEELKKVSMNPFLFNSASQEKNQYYLIANKESNIKTVKDLKNKTYAGYVADDGYEVWLDYIVRKELNTSIENIIKEKNIKQKNKKLLLDVYFNKSDFTVVSKVVYNDMLLLNPAIEKNTVIIEKSEPIFFFGLGLFHKNTPKELVEDFFKIVDNGDFNRKFKELFLILNLYGLQKTSFEDLRSLDTYYDEYNRLKKSN is encoded by the coding sequence ATGAGAAATTTTAAATATTTATATATCATATTATTTTTAGCTCTTTCTTTAAATGCCGTGAATAAGGATTTAACAAAAGAGTATTACTTTGGTGTAGCAATAAATAAATTTAATAAAGCCAATCAAAATCGAATAAAATATTTACTTCTTAGACTTACGAATGAAATGCAAAGTTTGTATAAAGCAAAGATAAACATTGTATTTATAGAAAATGACAAGGATTTGTTAAAAGATTTTCAATCATTTAATAAAATGAATGCAATGGTAGTTTATACAAACTTTTATTTACAAAATAAAGAAGAGTTAAAAAAAGTATCAATGAATCCATTTTTATTTAATAGTGCTAGCCAAGAGAAAAACCAATACTATTTAATAGCAAATAAAGAATCAAATATAAAAACAGTAAAAGATTTAAAAAATAAGACCTATGCAGGCTATGTTGCAGATGATGGATATGAGGTATGGTTAGATTATATAGTTAGAAAAGAATTAAACACTTCTATTGAAAATATTATTAAAGAAAAAAATATAAAACAAAAAAACAAAAAGCTACTTTTAGATGTCTACTTTAATAAATCAGATTTTACAGTTGTATCAAAAGTAGTATATAACGATATGCTTTTATTAAATCCTGCAATAGAAAAAAATACAGTAATAATAGAAAAGTCAGAACCAATTTTCTTTTTTGGTTTAGGTTTATTTCATAAAAATACTCCTAAAGAGCTTGTTGAAGACTTCTTTAAAATAGTAGATAATGGGGATTTTAATAGAAAGTTTAAAGAATTATTTCTAATATTAAATTTATACGGCTTACAAAAAACATCTTTTGAAGATTTAAGAAGTTTAGATACTTACTATGATGAATATAATAGATTAAAAAAGAGTAACTAA